The DNA window TTCCTCCTTGTTTGTGCTCACCTCTTTCTTTTCACCCTTCTTGCTTCTCTCTTCTTTGGTTTGTTCTTGTTTCAAGAATTGACCCCGGTATGCCAGTTGGTATGCATTTTGAGCCACAATCTTGCCCGTGATGCTACACAggacaaaaaaaaaaaaaaaaaaaaaaaaaaaaaaaaataaataaaaaaaaaataaataaaataaaataaaataaaataaaataaaataaaataaacAATTTCAACAGTTGCGTGTCGCTGCGGGAGCGCGCCGCGATTGAATGCTCTGGAGAGCCGCCTTCTCCTGGCTTTGCATTGCCAGGAAAGACCTCTCATGGGGGAAAAGATCCtgcctcttcttcttgaCCTTGCGCGTCTCTCGGATATGGCGCACAAAGTCGTCGATATATTGCCGATCTTGGCGACCGAGAGACGCGTAGTCTGGCACGTCGAAGTCCTTCTAGTGGTAGTCATCGCCGATCCTCTCAACGAAGTGGTTGCGTAGCCTGGAAAGCACAATCGGCGACTCGCTCTGTAAGGCGTCATCTGCGGCATCCACCGCAGAGGAGGTTCTGGCTCGGCGCTCGAGGGCCACCAAGCACACCATGTCACGGACTGCTGTTTTCCACTCAAGATGAAAATGGAGGATTGACATGACgttttcctcttcctctctgAGGATGTCTTCTATGACATCCTGGGCTTGGCCTCCTGCTTTGGAGAAGCTAGGGTCTCTCAACTCGGGATGTTGCACAGAGTCGTCCAAGGCTTCCATCAGATGATGATATAGCCGTCGGTAGGCGTCAGGCTGGCCTCTCGCCAGTTCCTTGAGGTTCGCGGTCAGCTCCGGGATCATGGAGGCAGACATGGTCGTAAACGGATGTGTAGGGACGTGTTGTCACGTTCTTAAACTTGAACGTACTGCGCGCGTGTCAATTGCAAACTCAGCAGGGTCTCGCAATTTTTTGGTCAGAGTTTGCCAGGCCTCTGTTCTTGCAAAGTCTAAGATCCTCCTCCAGATTGAATTGTCCTTCTTGGAGATTGATGCCTAGTCTCCATGGCTTGACAGCTCCTTCCCTACTTCCTCACCACAGCCTCCTTCCTCACCAGGGCCTACTTCCTCACCGGGGCCTCCTTCCTCCCAGGGCCTCAGGTTAGGCCCATGTGAGCAACTCCAGGCCCAGCTTCTTCCTCGACCTTTTTCTTTCTGCTGTGAGTTGACTGTCGCGCCCCCAACCCTGCACGCGTTTTTCGGTGCGTACCCAGATCACTTCTGTGGCCGCTTGTGCTGTTAGCTAACCACGAGAAGTAGAACAGATTTGACAAGTAAGACTACCGACGTAGCTAAGCACAATGGAATACTAACATTGTCACCAGTGAACGCTACGTTCTCTCTTGGCTCCGGGACTCTCACACCCCGGATTGCTGCtacggcggccgccgcctttGCCCGCAATCTTGCGGGCAGCTAGGTAAATTCTTGCCCTCTTCATTGTCGTCAAGCACCTGGCTCGTAGTTGATTACTTGTCACTACCCCGTTATATTAACGTATATTGATTCATTTGCTTTGTCCAGACCACCGCAATCCCTGCTGCGAAAGCAGGTCAGGTAGGTTTACAGTACAGTTCCGCCTAGGCCTAGAATCTTGCGACAATGCTAACAGTGATGTAGAATAACACTGCGGCGGGGATGGCCGCCAGAAAGGCGAGCGCCTCAATGTGTCTCATTTATGTGTCTCGTCTATATGAGCTAACAAGCTATAGGAGAAAAACCGTGAGCGCTGCAAGCGGCagagagagaagaagaagaagctgctagccgaggccgccgccatcaaaGTCGGCACCACGtccaacgccgccggcccaAAGCACACCGCTGCCGCTATATCCCCGCCCCTCACCGAGACAACTCCGGCCAAAGAGACCAGTGGTCGAGCCCTCACGTACCCCTGTCGCTAGACGCAATGAGATAGAGCTGGTAAGTTTAGCTTTACTATAAAcaaatatataaataaaggCTAATACTtaaatatagatatatactgATAATTGATTAATTAATTTTATAACTACTTAATACCTAAATAGAAGAGGTTAAAAAAGCCTTTATTACTTAGTTAAATGTAGACATTTGAATATATTAGCATCAGTAAGCTATTTTTAGTAAATATAACTAGTATTTACTCACTTAATAGCTAACACTTTTAGACTCTGCGATCAACAATAAAACCGATCTTTTCAAAGTTTTATTTTTAACTATGTTTAGGGAGCTGCGTGGCGCAGCGGGAGCGCGCCGGGCTCATAACCCGGAGGTCACTCGATCGAAACGAGTCGCAGCTACTTTCATTTTTCGTTTTGCGTTTTTTTGCATCACCCGGAGGTCACTGGGATCCAAGCGCGCAACTAGTCAGTTTTTCCTTCTGCAGTTATTAGTTTCACTACCTTGTTGCATATTCGTTTAAATGTTGTTGGTTCTTGCATCTTACAGTTCGGGGGCTATACGGCTTTCGGCCCGTTGGCTAAAAAACAATGCAGTTCATTAAAACGACGAACCTCCAGGGGCAGCCCGTGTGTCTACTGCGAAAACCTTGCTGTGCATGTCAACACCACTCCCTGTAGCTGATGCATCGCCACAGGAGTATGTCACAATGCTGCTAGTGAACGAAGCTATCGCTAACCTCGTTGCCCTTGAAGGTTGCAAGGCAGGCATAGCAAACCTCCAACGACCTTTCACGTTTGCTAGAAAGGCTTACCATCTACAGGTGGCTTCACTTTCCAGAgcgagcgggcggcggaagGGTGCGTAGCGGGGGGTGGGATGCGGGGCGCACATAGGGCGCAAAGCGCAGGCGCTTAGTTAGTTTACACAGTAGAAGGCGGTCAATGAGGCAGTGTTTCTACCCGAGggccctctcttcttctagcAGAGTTTAATTAATACATTTCTGAGCTTGTCAGCCAATCTTGCATTTTCAGTCAAAACTGCATTTTCTAGCTTCTTCAACAACAAGCATAGCAATATCGTCAATCTGTAGCGGTTATTGTGGCGATGCATCAGCAAGGTCGTGCAGTGGCATGCGCGGCAAGACTTTGGTGGGAGGCGCATGGGCCGTTCCCAAGACCTGTCTTTCTAATGGAACTGCCCTGTTTTTAATGGGTCGTCGGGTTTGCTTTCCAGCCTGATGCTGCTGAGTCATCAATCGAATCTTGATTGCGGAGCTTTCCAAATCCAGCTTCAAACTTCGAACCAATCCTCTCTTTCCCTCTCCATCGTCTCTTTCTCATCACGAATTCCCAGGATTGCCTATTTCACACCGACCACCACCTCAATCGGCCGGCACCTCCCGGGAATCGAATCAACTCCCTGCACAATGTGCGGAATCCACGCCGTCCTGGTCCCCGCCCCGCAACCTCCCCCGGCCCTCTCCCCGGAACTATCGCGCTGCCTCGTCGCCCGCGGACCAGACCACTTCGGCCAGGTCGAGCGCCGCGttcgcgccggcgccggcacagCGGAATGGGCGCTGCGCTTCACGTCCACCGTGCTGGCCCTCCGCGGCGACCACGTCGCGCGCCAGCCGCTGGTGGACGAGCGCAGCGGGTCGGTGCTGTGCTGGAACGGCGAGGCGTggcgcgtcggcgggcgacggGTCGAGCCCGGCGAGAATGACGGGGAGGTGCTGCTCGCGAGGCTGGgggacgctgctgctgctgctgctgctgggacGGACGCGGTGCTGGATGTcctgcgcggcgtcgaggggCCGTTCGCGTTTGTGTACTATGACGCGCCGGCCGGGAGGGTGTACTTTGGGCGGGATCGGCTGGGGAGGAGGTCCCTCCTGCTGGCGCCTGTGGGAGACGGCCCGGGGTTGGCCCTGTGCAGTGTTGCTGGGGAAAAAGGGCAAGAGTGGAGAGAGGTCGAGGCGGATGGGATCTACAGGGTGGAACTGGGCGAGGCGACGCCGCACCCGCAACGAGTTGATTGGGTTGTCGGGGACGACGCGAGTGATTTCGTGAGTACAATTGGTCGGATATGGGGTTTTATGCTTGACCGTGGAGGGCCGTCCTGTCAGACTCACTCTACCCCTCCCAGGTTTCCGGCATTGGCCGGTTCAACAGAGCGCTGCCGTCTCGTAGCTGCCCGTTGACTTCGCTTTCACCTTCAGTGGCGCGGCTCAAGGAGCAGCTACTCGAGTCACTGAAGCTCAGGGTCATGAATATCCCGTCGCCCCCTGGCGCGGACATTGACGGCACCGCTCGCCTCGCGGTTCTGTTTTCTGGTGGATTGGACTGCACGGTGCTAGCCAGGCTAGCCCACGAAGTACTCGATGCAGACCAGGGGATAGACCTCCTCAACGTCGCGTTTGAGAACCCACGGGTCGTGTCTCAACTCCGAAAGGAGCACGGCAATCTGCTCGACTGTTACGAGGCTTGCCCGGACAGGATCACAGGCAGGAGATCCTTTGCAGAGTTGCAAAGGCTCTGTCCCGGGCGAGCCTTCCGATTTGTGGCTGTAAGTGTTCCCTCTTTCGTGTCCTGGCTCACCGCGCTGATGCTGACTTGCCAGGTGAACATTCCCTACGCTGAAACACAGGCTCACCGTCAGCAAGTTATCTCCTTGATTCACCCGCACAACACCGAGATGGACCTCTCCATTGGATACGCTCTCTAtttcgccgcccgcggccagGGGCTCTGCACTGAGGCCTCCGGCAGGGACTCCCCGCCGGTGTCTTACACATCCCCTGCAAGAGTCCTCCTCTCCGGCCTAGGTGCCGACGAGCTTTTCGGCGGGTATTCACGTCATCCTTCTGCGTTCCAGCAGCGTGGCTACGCCGGACTAATCGATGAGCTCCTGCTCGACGTTGGTCGGCTGGGCAAGCGGAACCTCGGCCGTGACGATCGAGTGATGGCGCATTGGGGTAAGGAGGTGAGGTTCCCTTTTCTCGACGAGCGCTTGGTGAGGTGGGCCATTGAGACGCCTGCCTGGGAGAAGTGCGACTTCGATAATGGTGAGGAGGCCGCCGGGCTTGAGCCCGGCAAAAGGGTACTGCGGCTTCTTGCTCTGGACCTTGGGATGCAGACGGTCgcgaaggagaagaagcgcgCTGTGAGCATCCTCCTTGCTGCTTCGCATGTCGCTCGTACTGACAATCCCGTAGATCCAATTCGGCTCCAGGACAGCCAAGATGGAAACTGGGCGTGTCAAAGGCACCACACTCATATCATAGCAAGTCGCGACGTCCGGACACCCGGCGGTGATGATACAATACAGATACTTCTGAGTCACGGTCGCGATAGCGAACGAAGCGGCTGGTCTGCGTACTGTGGTTTCTATTCGAAGCCCTTGCGCCCAGCTGCGCGCTCGCGTCGTCTCAAATGACTATGAAGTTAAAAGGCAAATCTGAGCCGGTGTGCCGCGGTCGCGATGGTGGGTATGACTGAGGAGAGGGATCAAGTCATCGTCGCGCCGCTGGAAGAGGCAAATAAATACTTTGAGCGTTTTCGCGCGTCGAAACCCGCGAGCCGAGGATTTCAGTCAGTGCCTTTGATCGAGCGTCCTGATTTTGGGCGTACTGTGCGACGCAGTGCCGAGGTACGCTTTCCATTCAGCGGAGAGCACCCACCGTTTCTCTCACAACGCTCGCCTGCGCACGAGACTGGCGAGCGCCAGTTCTACACTAGAAGCAAAATCTCGACTTTCGCACAACTGCAATCAATGAGGCTCCGTAACGACTGCAAACGGAGCCGGCGACGGAGGCCGGAAGGCGTCTCCCATTCTACTTCGTTCACTCCCCGTTAACTCCCCTCAGCTCGCACCCCATGCATTCGCTATGGCGGGGCATGTTCAGGCGCCAGGATCCCGTTCCAGGTTCCGGGGACGCGAACCAACTGCGCCCAACCCTCGAGGCTTGGTGCTGGCGTTGCTTGTTTGGCCTTGCTGGCCTGGCTCGCTTACACTGTCGTGgcctccctcctctcccgCCAAGCTCCCTTCCTCTTCGCCTTCTCGTCGTTCTTCATACTCCTAGCGCACTTCTCAACTCATTATGGCAGTACAACGACAGTCGCTATCACGAATAAACCAACGAGGACTAACAGTGGCGGAATCGGCTGCAGGGAGTAACGGGGAACGCGGGCGTTCCGAGCCAATCACTCAGCAACCTATCAGAAGCATACAGGAGGAGCTCTGTGGGGCAAAAAGAGAGCACCGGCAGAGGGCCAAGTATCCAAACAATAGCAGAAGATAGGTAGCTCCCGCCGGACCCTGTCAATGATGATCACCCGTCATCGACGGCGCAGTCTTCCTTGTCTTCGTCGTAGTGACCTTGACAAGAGATGTGGGGGCACCCTGGGCCACGTTCACCTTCCGGCTGACGGTGACGGTTGTGGTGGGAGTACCACGCCgggagggcgcggcggcggcgctcggaGACGACCCGTTCACGGCCGGAGGCACCTCGGCGACCACCCTCTCGACGGGCGCGACTTTGAGGTCTGTGTTGGGCCAGTCGTTCTGAGCGCCACATTTCACGGCCACCCAGGTCTTGGTATCGAATTGCGATTCATCGTAGTTGTGACAGCCTGCGTCCCAAGGATCTGGATAGTAGCCCTGAGCGTGGCCATTGAGCTCGCAGTCGAGAGTGTCGTAAGCCGTGCACGCGCCGCCATAGATGGATATGCCACGACTTCGGCTGGGTAAGGTAGGCGTTGCTGCAATCGGACCagacggtgccgccgccggtaaACCATCTGCAAGAGGGCCCTGTGTCCGACGACATGGGGAGGCTACCCCGTAGCTGCAGGCACTGGTCGGTGTACGAGTCTACGTTATGGCCCTCGAGCGAGTAATAGTCGCCGGTACAGTTAGGCTCGCTGTAGATGGCGATCCCCCATACCCACgtcttcgtcggcgccggggccgctgccgtggtggtgggctCCAGACCGGCCCACGACGAATAGCTCGACAGGTAGTCGGCAGGGTAGTCGGACTTCGCGGCAAAGTTGGCGCTGAGCGTGACTGTGTCGTCGTCGGACGGGGTTGAGTCGCCGACATCGTAGGTGCTGCAGGCGCCCGGGTCgtcgccagcagccgcgccgtCATCCGAAGGGTCCATCACCGCCGTCCCGTTGGGCTCCATGGTGAAGTAGCCGGGAACAACGAAGGCACCACCAATGTCATCCGGTGGGTCTCCAGCGAGGGGCAGATGCGGGTAGATGTCTCCGAGCGCCTTTTGCACGTACCTGGCTAGGGCATACAATGTCAGGCTGTCGGCATGTTTGATGGTGTAATAGCTGCTACCGAAAAAGCGTGCCATCGACTTCGTGTTCGCAGGGCCGTATGCTTCCCGGAATCTGTATTTGAAACCTCCCGGATTGTCCGGGTCTGGCTCCAGAATCTTTAACCACAGATCCACGATGTGCTTGAGGCTGGCGTCTTTGTCGACGCCTGTAGCCCAGTCGACATGCATCAGCTCGTGGGTCCAGACTCCGCCCTGGCTGGGGTAGTAGTTTCTCAGGTCGGCATAGATGTCCACATCCTTCTTTGTGTCGGCGTTGTTCATCGCCTCATCGAGCGTCTGGGAAGTGAAATACTTCGGACAGAAGTTGATACTCGGTCTTCCCTGGTACTTGCTGTCACTCAGCCAGGTGTAGGCCAGTGTCCTGCTGGGCATGGGCCCCGCTTTGCAAGGATCTGGACAGGCGTTCTTTGGGTCGTCACACCGGACCGGCAGGTACCAGGGAAACGGGTTGAACCAGGACGCTGGTACCGTCTTGCGAAGGCTCTGAAAGATATATTCGAACTTGGCCTTGTAATCCTTGCTGAAGGCCGGGGCGCCCAGGTATTCAATCGCAGCCCCCGAGTTGATGTCGATGCCGTTCTGAGCTTCCTTGGACACGAGGTCAATGATCTTCCACGACTGTTGCCAGCCAGAGTAGATGATTTTTTGCTGCACCGCGTCACACCCGTCGAAGCCGTAAATCCGCGTGGCCAGGTCCGTGAAGTTGGGATTGGTGCCCAACAGGGAGCTGTCGGCGTTGCTGAGGGCTAGCGCGGCCTTGAATCTGCTCACCTGCTCGGTGGCGGACACAACGTTGTGTGTCTCGTTTTGGCCGAGAACAAACTGGGCCAGGTCTACGGCCCATTCAACCGTGCCTGCGAAACCGTAGCTTGCGTACCGGTTGATGCGCGAGGCCTTGGTGGCCGGGCTCATGTAGGCCACCCACGTGCCGTCGCCGTACGTCATCATGTCCgagtcgctgctgctgtcgtaCCATGTCGtgacgccgcggcgcgccagTCGGCTGCTGGAGGCCCCGGAAGTCAGAGCGTCAAGCTCTGCCTGGCGAGATGTAGCCGGCGGTGCGCGTGCAGGGGCCTGGTtcc is part of the Thermothielavioides terrestris NRRL 8126 chromosome 2, complete sequence genome and encodes:
- a CDS encoding glycoside hydrolase family 18 protein (CAZy_ID 270179), yielding MGNTCSYILVQPGDGCASLASRCGISGADFTTYNPSPTLCSTLVPGQPVCCSAGSLPNLAPQPNPDGTCATHTVVAGDTCWDIANKNYITTDNIEQWNLQTWGWTGCDNLQLGPICISTGDPPMPPTNENAQCGPTVPGTARPSSWSQISSLNPCPLNACCDKWGMCGITPDFCTPSQSSTGAPGTSAPGTNGCISNCGTSIVNNGSPGGSLRIGYFEVFGVDRACLTMEAADLPKEGYTHVHYAFGSITEDFQVDLSAYIEQFEIFAASTGFKRIFSSSAAPGLRSVNSYPIFREGVTDANRLTFAQSVVDTVKKYNLDGVDFDWEYPGAPDIPGIPPGSPSDGQNYLAFLKTVRSLLPAGVSLSIAAPASYWYLRGFPIAEMAQVLDYIVYMTYDLHGQWDYNNTWSDPGCPSPLGNCLRSHVNLTETELALAMITKAGVPASKIAVGIASYGRSFGMAELDALTSGASSSRLARRGVTTWYDSSSDSDMMTYGDGTWVAYMSPATKASRINRYASYGFAGTVEWAVDLAQFVLGQNETHNVVSATEQVSRFKAALALSNADSSLLGTNPNFTDLATRIYGFDGCDAVQQKIIYSGWQQSWKIIDLVSKEAQNGIDINSGAAIEYLGAPAFSKDYKAKFEYIFQSLRKTVPASWFNPFPWYLPVRCDDPKNACPDPCKAGPMPSRTLAYTWLSDSKYQGRPSINFCPKYFTSQTLDEAMNNADTKKDVDIYADLRNYYPSQGGVWTHELMHVDWATGVDKDASLKHIVDLWLKILEPDPDNPGGFKYRFREAYGPANTKSMARFFGSSYYTIKHADSLTLYALARYVQKALGDIYPHLPLAGDPPDDIGGAFVVPGYFTMEPNGTAVMDPSDDGAAAGDDPGACSTYDVGDSTPSDDDTVTLSANFAAKSDYPADYLSSYSSWAGLEPTTTAAAPAPTKTWVWGIAIYSEPNCTGDYYSLEGHNVDSYTDQCLQLRGSLPMSSDTGPSCRWFTGGGTVCRGISIYGGACTAYDTLDCELNGHAQGYYPDPWDAGCHNYDESQFDTKTWVAVKCGAQNDWPNTDLKVAPVERVVAEVPPAVNGSSPSAAAAPSRRGTPTTTVTVSRKVNVAQGAPTSLVKVTTTKTRKTAPSMTGDHH